GTCATGCATATTATTATTTGACTTGCTGTTAACAATAGCAATCCAATACGCATTTTGTTCCAGCAATCAGTTAGACGTTATATAAATCAGATAAGGATTGCAAAAGCAAACTAAAACAGTGACTAGCTTGAGATGATCTTCATACCTTAGTGATCACTACTAGATTGGGCTGATTGCAAGGTGATACAACTCACCATTTGCATCATCATATTGTCATAATGTGCTCTTTGTGCTGCCATTTGACTAGCTTGTTGTTCCTCAAAATGTCTTCTTTGTTCTGCCATTTGAATAGCTTGTTGTTCAAGCATACTTTTGAAGTGCTTTACTTCTTCTTTGAACTCTGCATCAGCCTCTATTCGTTTTTGTTCAGATTCTAAGCATTTCTGTTCAGATTCTTGGAGTCGCTTCTCAAGATCATACATTCTAGATGAGAAGGAACCCCATAACTTGGTAGGAGTGACTCCAGCCCCATAGCTCTAAGGATATGATACAAGAGGAACCAGaaacaatctaataaaaagtaTCAACTAGTTTAACGTATAAAGTCAGGCATTCCATAATTTCTAACAAACTGTAATGTTAGGGTCTAGCATTCCATAATTTCTCCCTAGGCCTCTAGATTATGATAAAAGCAATATATACATTGGatagaaaaaagtaaaacagTTACTGCCGTCCCTGGTTGCCACCTATGTCAAATGACTAAAGTCAATAAACAACAGGACTCATATCTCCATGCAACACATTACAAAGAATTCGCATTGTTTGGTGTCAGATCATTCGTACACTAGTCTCCAACACACATACTCACGTGGGACCCACATAGTAGAAAGCTCAAAACCTCAAAATTGTTTATCCTGAGACTATACAGAAAGCTCCATTTGATTATCACTCTATAAAAATTTAAGGGAGGAAAATCCAACTTCAACAAATTTCAAGGACAAAATGTAATCTTTccacaataataaaaaatcaagaagattTTATTGAAATAGCAGAAACCATATGAATTACACTGAAAACTTGAGGAGCAGagcctaaaacaaaataactagCCAGCTTATTTAATAAAGACCAAGTTGCTAAGCAGTGGGCTGCACCATTTGCTTCTCTTTAAACCCAGTCAAACACCATGCTAAATTGTTAACACATAATTcatcaaacaaaaattctatatataacAAAACTACGCAACAATAATTTCATTATCCATCTCTTGTGTGTGCGTgattgtttctttaaaaaaaaaaaaaaaaaactagtgacAGTAACAACACAAATTCAAACACCATGCTAAATTGTTAAATTCAAACACCATGATTCAGAAACAGGGCCAAAATTCtaagaaatttgaaaactaGACAAAAACAAGATGGTTAATATCTGATGCACCAACTTAGTTGCATAAAtcattatttaatataatttctcaGCACTCTGCAGCTTTTATTTATCAATCTCAATACACCTAAAACGATTTCCAAATTTAGATTTTGACTTCATTCATTTTGCACTGGAAATACATTCCCAATAGAAGAAAAGTTATGTTGCATCAACACATCTTATAAACAAACACAAGCTAATATTCAGTCTCTACTCTATCATCACCAAGAACTTTAtcaactaatatttttccaatgaTTAAAACCTTATGTCAGCAAGAACTCAGATTGTCAAATTGATCATTTTAAATTGTTGGGATAACTCACCTGCCCAAACAATGCGCTGATAGAAGTTGTAGCAAGTCCAAGTAAGctgcaaaagaagaaataatagAATCTAGTCAACTGCCAAAAGAGTGAACAAAAAGGTAACAGTCTGATGCTTTCAGTAAGTAAAGGTAACACAGAATGAATTCACCTAACTATTATTAAAAGAGTGATAAGCATCCACAATATTAAGTGGAAAGACGATCTGCTGTCTAACCCACTCGGTAGACTTATTCAGTCCATTCCACAGCACAATCATAATTCCAGGAAGGTAAAAGAAACAGTATTTTATATGAGACAATAACATTGTCCTATTTCCTACTTCAAATAGGACACTCTACTGCAATATATAAGTGAATTTGGCTAGAAGCAACCATAGCAATAGCACATAGCAATCTCTCTAGTAAATTTACAATTAATGAAAAGTGAGAACAATAGTTTATCAAGACTATCCACTATCATGTCAGGTATACAACTGTCTTATGCACATAAAAGCAAGCAGACTCACCATacagcagaaaaaaaaattgataaaaaggcATGCTATTTATATAGCTTTGCTGTTGCACTTTTTACTTAaccctaaataaataaaggagaaTTGTTACCTTTTTGCTATATTTAAAATCACGTTTGGGAAGAAAATGCAGAGGCAGGTTGAAAGAACAGGATTGGAACCAGATCTAGCACCCTTTGAGATCAGCGTTTGAATAGCCTGTCAAACagaaatatttataattctatTGGAGCCCATCCTTTTCAACCATAAAATATGAACCAAAgcactggaaaaaaaaaataaacaagaaataaaactaaatttgCCTCAACCATTCTGTTatctaaacaaaaaattgtcCATTCCAAATTACCATCAAAAGAAAAACCGATAGCATTTCAATAAACCCATCATCCCAAACACAAtgtttaaaatagtaaattacaaattaaggTCCTCTGAGTCTCCAAAGTTTTAGGGTAACTCCATTCTGGAATTGTTAAAATACTACTATTTCACTATAAACCCAAGTAAGCTTTAAGCACTACTAATATTCCTCTACTACTAAACACAAATTCCCAATAGCTAACAATGATACCTAGTAGATACATACAGTTCAAAGTCAACACTCACCACCAAAGCCAACAAGTTGGACGATGCAGAttgaaataaacacacacacacggagagaaagaaaactaaatttgaatacacaaacacaataaaTCAAGTCTTAGAGAGTGTCTAAAAAAACTCAATCAATATTTGTATGAAAACTGTAAAGGAAACAGAGATTATGATTTGAAATCGAATAATGAAATTGCAAAGGTCGAACAATTAGAAATCGAAATAGGGAAATCGATGATGAGCTCAGTTTTTTGAGAAATGTGAAACGAAAATCATGGGGAAATCAATGAAAAGGTGTgggtaaaccaaaaaaacaaaaaaatcaagacGAAATTAGGGTTTGTGATTCGTACCTAACCAGAGCTGAGAAACACAACGCCAAGAGAGAGGAAGAGTCACAAAACCGAGATCGTACCTAATCGATGATCGTCGAGCTCTATGAGATTTCCATGATCGTTGAGCTCTATGAGATCTCCATGCGCTCTGTGAGATTTCTCAGTTTCAGGCTTTCAATGAAAGAGTGATAAGAGCTGTGTGTTTGTTGGTTACGTTTGggctatatttttaaattttgttgggctttttcaagggatgaaaattttgttgtggGCTTTTTTCAAGGgctgaaaattttgtaattttttatcaaGGGTTGTGGGCTGAAAAAACTgacgcgtttttttttttcacatatatttcaagggtgttttaatttattttgagggTCTAAATAACTTTTGAAATAAAGTTAAGTAACATATCCTACCGCATTTGTATTTATAGGTTGTATCCACAGATTTTAGTAAACCCTCGATAAAAGAGGGTTGAAATAACTAAAGTTTGTTGTAGTGCCTAGTAACCAAGAACAGTGAAATTAGTATAGAAAATGTAGaaaattgtataaatatatatacttccCTAAGCTTATGTATATATACAAATCCACTTACAATATTGTTCTTCAATACAGAAAAGATATCCTTATGATGCCACAACCTATTGCGTAATCCAGGCTCTTGAGGTGCTTCACGATGAACAATTTCCCTACCCATTTGTtgtagcaaatcatgcatgcattccccccccccccccccccccccacaatgGTAATGAGAGATTTTTCCTTTAGGATTTGTATATGTATGCAGTAACTTGAAATTCCTAGAATATCTACAACTCTTTTTTTGTCCATTCCTTTGAAAAAAAGGGCAATATCCAAAAATGATCCTTGAACCTTATGCTGCAACCCCTTATAACTAATTGCAAGTCTATTCACAATTTCTTCATTAGGATTTTCATTCAGCTGATCTAGGAAATTTTTCTATACAAGTTTTTCTTTATGAAACAAGGAGGAACCAAAAACTTCAAGAGCTAAAGGAAGTCCTTTAGCATACTTCAACGATACAAAAATCCTCAAAACCTCTTTTAGGATGGGGTTGGTTGAAGGCTTTTTGACTAAAGAGCTCTAATGCTTTCTCATTGTCAAGTCTTTTTGCCTCATACATATCATTCACTTCATGTGTTGTCAACAACTGTTTGTCTCTACTTGTTATAATGATTCTACTCCCAGGACCAAACCAATCACGGCTTCCTACAAGTGCATCCAGTTGGTCTTTTTTATTCACATTATCAAGAATAATAAGAACCTTTCTATGATGGAGCCTTTGCCTTAGAATCTTCTTTTCTTCACCAACACTCGTTATACTTAATTCTCTATCACTCAAGATGTTAGAAAGAAGGCATTTTTGTAAAGGAACAAGATCATCATTTCTTGTTTCCTTAACAAAACCAATACGAATAAAGCTTTTGGAGTCAAATTGAGTagatattttacaataaatgaCTTCTGCTAGAGTTGATTTACCAATCCCTCCCGGCCCCCAAATCCCTATAAGGCGAATATCATCCAACCCCGCATTTAATAAATCCATCATTTCCTTCACACTAGATTCTATTCCAACAAGATCCTTTGAAACACTTAACAATTCACCATACAATTCACTATGTATACCTCCCACAATGTTCTGGATTATTATTGATTTTGGCTtgtaaaaaagacaaaaataataattttgatgaGATAGTGGCAATTGTGAGAGACAAAACGTTCAATAATTTTACTATGGTTTGCTTTAATAGAGAAATGAGAACTCTAAAACCCCTCCCCTAGGTGGAGTTCAAATTTGTCATCCGGGAAGGGGTGagatttaaatttcaaatctctctctctctcaccattGTGCACCGTTGACATGATGgttactctacaagtataagttctTGTAAGTTAGAGGGGGGCAAGGGTCAGAGTTCAAGTATCTAGGAGGAAGCTTCATACTTATATACTAAGGATGtatttgtttggaggtgaaataaggtagatggaaaactttgaagagaaaattggaaggaaattttttttgaagtgtgtttggttgggtgagaaggaaaaaaaaaatggtgaaactcaggaattttctctccaaacctatcaaaaaaatttctccctaAAATGGGGAGAAAATTGAAGGGAGAAATTGGGCAtcatttttggatgaaaatgcCCATGTGTAGTTGCACAAGGGCTTTGTACACGTTGCTCTTCTTCACTTTTAACTTCATCCACATTGctcttgttcattttttttcttttttctttcgaTTTACTGGGCAGGCTTCGTCCagtgctcatatatatatatatatatatatattgctttcttttgttttttttttgtttttgattttatttgatttgtttagatgtgatttttttttttggacaagatttttattttttaataaatttaggtgattgatttttattttttgattgtttatcacttttttttgttttaattgagtattattttttaataagggtatatgtgtaaatttatacaaactcactttttccatccctccacttttccacttctaaccaaacaaaaatgagggaaattaaaatattttttttcctcccatttttccaCTATTTTCTATtatcccacttttccacccttccaaccaaacagaccttTAGATTAGGCCAAAATATGATTTCTatctcaaaaccaaaaaaataaataattaaattaaaaaatctctctatctctctaggGTCAAGTTCACGTTacatatgatgtaactctttgtGATAATACACcgctcaatatatatatatacacactaaaAAATAAGTACTTTGACAAATTAATTGTTGGATTACATTACTTTGTTATATTTTCCACACTtgtaaaatatcaaaatgatcAATAGAACAAGGTGAAAAGGGCAATGGGTtaattttggtggatttttcTAATCCGACCCGAACCTAATAGTAAGGATTTggagtgccttttttttttttttttttttttttttttttttttttttttttttttaaagacttaACTCAACCAATtcatggtaaaataaataaataaaacaagtttaagtctttcaaacaaaatttaataaggtTTGATAAAGATAGTTAATTTATTTAAGGTAAAACTTTAGTAAAGTATCAAGTGTCTcactaattattattaagataatttcaatttatttacacaTAATTTTAATCAAGTCATGCATAGCACTAGCATATTATGATACTACtagtatataactatatatcaaagattcaaaggAAGTCGTTTAACTTTAATTTACCTTATAATATTATGACTCATAAGCTTTTGATGTCTCACAATTTTGCATATCATTATTTTAggttatattttttactttgaatttaattctATATTTAAGCTCTCCATTAAAATCTTGAtacatcatattttttttaaggaaaaattatCAGGCACTCTCAG
This genomic stretch from Quercus robur chromosome 4, dhQueRobu3.1, whole genome shotgun sequence harbors:
- the LOC126721297 gene encoding disease resistance protein Roq1-like, with the protein product MDLLNAGLDDIRLIGIWGPGGIGKSTLAEVIYCKISTQFDSKSFIRIGFVKETRNDDLVPLQKCLLSNILSDRELSITSVGEEKKILRQRLHHRKVLIILDNVNKKDQLDALVGSRDWFGPGSRIIITSRDKQLLTTHEVNDMYEAKRLDNEKALELFSQKAFNQPHPKRGFEDFCIVEVC